In Meiothermus ruber DSM 1279, the following proteins share a genomic window:
- the glf gene encoding UDP-galactopyranose mutase codes for MKVDWLIVGAGFTGAVLAERIASQLDQKVLVVEKRNHIGGNAYDYYNEHGVLVHKYGPHIFHTNSKKVRDYLSQFTEWRPYYHRVLASVEGKLVPVPFNLNSLYALFPPKYAERLEEKLICTYGFGVKVPILKMKEAKDEELRFLADYIYKNIFYGYTIKQWELTPEELDPSVTGRVPVYISRDDRYFQDTYQAMPKQGYTAMFGRILSHKNIKVLLNTDYREIVREIRFNRMIYTGPIDVYFDYMHGSLPYRSLRFEFLTFDREWQQEVGTLNYPNEYDFTRTTELKHLTGQRLPWTTLIVEYPQAYQPENINFEPYYPIPREENRLRYSLYEKEAAKLGGSVLFAGRLADYKYYNMDQAVARALKLFEEIAHG; via the coding sequence ATGAAAGTAGACTGGCTTATCGTTGGTGCAGGTTTTACTGGGGCTGTGTTGGCCGAACGTATAGCTTCGCAGCTAGATCAAAAGGTGCTGGTTGTTGAAAAAAGAAATCACATAGGTGGCAATGCCTATGACTATTACAATGAGCACGGGGTGTTGGTACATAAATACGGCCCCCATATCTTTCACACTAACAGCAAAAAAGTTCGGGACTACCTTTCACAATTTACTGAGTGGCGCCCCTATTACCATCGGGTGTTGGCTTCAGTAGAGGGTAAGTTGGTTCCTGTACCTTTCAACCTCAACTCTCTTTATGCGCTTTTCCCTCCCAAGTACGCAGAGCGCTTAGAGGAAAAGCTGATTTGCACGTATGGTTTTGGGGTTAAGGTGCCGATTCTCAAGATGAAAGAGGCCAAAGATGAAGAGCTACGCTTCCTGGCTGATTACATTTACAAGAATATCTTCTATGGCTATACCATAAAACAGTGGGAACTCACACCAGAGGAACTAGATCCTTCGGTTACTGGGCGAGTTCCAGTCTACATTAGTCGGGATGACCGCTACTTCCAGGATACTTACCAGGCTATGCCCAAACAGGGATATACGGCCATGTTTGGACGCATCTTATCTCATAAAAACATAAAGGTTTTACTTAATACCGATTATCGTGAAATTGTGAGAGAAATTCGCTTCAATCGAATGATTTATACTGGTCCTATAGATGTTTATTTTGACTACATGCATGGTTCTTTGCCGTATCGAAGCCTGAGGTTTGAGTTTTTAACTTTTGACAGAGAATGGCAACAAGAGGTGGGTACGCTGAATTATCCTAACGAATACGACTTTACACGTACTACTGAACTGAAGCACCTCACTGGTCAGCGATTACCTTGGACAACATTAATTGTTGAATACCCTCAGGCTTACCAACCAGAAAATATCAATTTTGAGCCTTACTATCCTATCCCTAGGGAAGAAAACCGCTTGCGTTACTCCCTTTATGAGAAGGAAGCGGCAAAGCTAGGGGGCAGTGTGCTTTTTGCGGGCCGCTTAGCGGACTACAAGTATTACAACATGGATCAGGCAGTGGCAAGGGCTCTCAAGCTATTTGAGGAGATCGCACATGGCTGA